Proteins co-encoded in one Marinomonas sp. IMCC 4694 genomic window:
- the chvE gene encoding multiple monosaccharide ABC transporter substrate-binding protein: protein MNYLKNAIAGLVLGATALSSASALAAEGYVGIAMPTKSSARWITDGDSMVQLFKDAGYKVDLQYAEDEIPNQLSQIENMIVKGVDVLVIAAIDGTTLSNALENADAAGIKVISYDRLIKNSPYVSYYATFDNFKVGVLQAKSLVSGMEKRGKGPYNVELFGGSPDDNNAYFFYNGAMSVLQPMIDSGKVNIVSGQMGMDTVGTLRWDGATAQARMDNLLSAHYTTKRVDGVLSPYDGISIGILSSLKGVGYGSGNLKMPIVTGQDAEVQSVKSIISGEQYSTVFKDTRELANVTVGMVQAVLNDAKPQINDTTTYDNGIKVIPSYLLEPVTVDKSNWQDVLLGSGYYTKSQVE from the coding sequence ATGAACTATCTAAAAAATGCCATTGCTGGTTTAGTACTGGGTGCCACTGCACTGAGCTCTGCGAGCGCCTTGGCTGCTGAGGGTTATGTCGGTATTGCCATGCCAACTAAGTCTTCCGCTCGTTGGATCACAGATGGTGATTCCATGGTGCAACTCTTCAAAGATGCGGGTTACAAAGTCGATCTGCAATACGCCGAAGATGAAATTCCTAACCAACTCTCTCAAATTGAAAATATGATCGTAAAAGGCGTTGACGTGCTTGTCATTGCTGCGATTGATGGAACGACCTTATCTAATGCACTGGAAAACGCGGATGCTGCCGGTATTAAAGTTATCTCTTATGACCGTTTAATTAAGAACAGCCCATATGTGAGCTACTACGCGACATTTGATAATTTCAAAGTGGGCGTGTTGCAGGCTAAGTCATTGGTGAGTGGCATGGAAAAACGCGGAAAAGGTCCTTACAACGTTGAATTGTTCGGCGGCTCTCCTGACGATAACAATGCTTATTTCTTCTATAACGGCGCCATGTCTGTACTTCAGCCAATGATTGATTCTGGCAAAGTGAATATTGTCTCAGGTCAAATGGGCATGGATACAGTCGGTACACTACGTTGGGACGGTGCAACTGCTCAAGCGCGTATGGATAACTTACTGTCTGCCCATTACACAACCAAACGTGTAGATGGTGTATTGTCACCATATGACGGTATTTCTATCGGTATTCTGTCATCCCTTAAAGGTGTCGGTTACGGTTCTGGCAATCTAAAAATGCCAATTGTTACTGGTCAGGATGCGGAAGTGCAATCAGTGAAATCCATTATTTCCGGTGAGCAGTATTCTACTGTTTTCAAAGATACTCGTGAGTTAGCCAATGTGACTGTTGGCATGGTGCAAGCGGTGTTAAATGATGCGAAGCCTCAAATCAATGACACGACAACTTACGACAATGGTATCAAGGTAATTCCTAGCTATTTGCTTGAGCCAGTAACAGTAGACAAATCCAATTGGCAAGATGTGCTATTGGGTAGTGGCTACTATACGAAGTCTCAGGTCGAATAA
- a CDS encoding FAD-dependent oxidoreductase: MSERLNNVFQFVEVDRKDPKKKPLITRKAQFVEIYKPFEEAGAKDQAHRCLECGNPYCEWKCPVHNYIPNWLKLVSEGSILEAAELSHQTNSLPEVCGRVCPQDRLCEGACTLGEGGFGAVTIGSVEKYITDTAFALGWRPDMSNVVPVNKTVAIVGAGPAGLACADILVRNGIKPVVFDKYPEIGGLLTFGIPEFKLEKSVMTRRREIFEEMGVEFVLGTSVGDDVPFEHVLAEYDAVFLGMGTYKYMKGGFPGEDLPGVHDALDYLISNVNHCLDFEEDPADYVNLKGKQVVVLGGGDTAMDCNRTAIRQGAKSVSCAYRRDQENMPGSRKEVQNAKEEGVQFLFNRQPVEIIGDGKVEGIKVVETRMGEPDENGRRTAEVVEGSEQIIPADTVLIAFGFQASPAPWFEKFGIETDARGRVIAPKKAQFMYQTTNEKIFAGGDMVRGSDLVVTAIDEGRKAAEGIMDFLDV, encoded by the coding sequence ATGTCTGAGCGCTTGAACAATGTATTTCAATTCGTCGAAGTGGATCGTAAAGATCCGAAGAAAAAGCCTTTAATTACTCGTAAAGCGCAATTCGTCGAAATTTATAAACCGTTTGAAGAAGCGGGTGCCAAAGATCAAGCGCACCGCTGCTTAGAGTGTGGTAACCCATATTGTGAATGGAAATGCCCTGTGCACAACTACATTCCAAACTGGCTTAAGTTAGTGAGCGAAGGCAGCATTTTAGAAGCCGCGGAACTGAGCCATCAAACCAACTCTTTGCCAGAAGTCTGTGGTCGAGTATGCCCACAAGATCGCCTTTGTGAAGGGGCTTGTACGTTGGGCGAAGGCGGTTTTGGGGCGGTAACGATCGGTTCGGTTGAAAAATACATTACCGATACTGCGTTTGCCTTAGGCTGGCGTCCGGATATGTCCAACGTCGTACCGGTGAACAAAACCGTGGCCATCGTGGGTGCAGGTCCTGCTGGCTTGGCGTGTGCTGATATTTTGGTGCGTAACGGCATCAAACCTGTAGTATTTGACAAGTACCCAGAGATCGGCGGTTTACTGACGTTTGGTATTCCAGAATTCAAACTGGAAAAAAGTGTCATGACGCGTCGTCGTGAAATTTTTGAAGAAATGGGTGTGGAATTTGTGCTTGGCACTTCTGTGGGCGACGACGTACCATTTGAACATGTGTTGGCGGAATACGATGCCGTGTTCCTAGGCATGGGAACGTACAAATACATGAAAGGCGGCTTCCCAGGGGAAGACTTACCCGGCGTTCATGATGCTTTAGATTACTTGATTTCTAACGTTAATCACTGCTTGGATTTCGAAGAAGACCCAGCCGATTATGTTAACTTAAAAGGCAAGCAAGTGGTTGTCTTGGGCGGTGGTGATACCGCGATGGACTGTAACCGTACCGCTATTCGCCAAGGCGCGAAAAGCGTGAGTTGTGCTTATCGTCGTGACCAAGAAAACATGCCAGGCTCACGCAAAGAAGTACAAAACGCCAAAGAAGAAGGTGTGCAGTTTCTATTCAACCGTCAACCAGTGGAAATCATCGGTGATGGTAAAGTAGAAGGCATTAAGGTAGTTGAAACCAGAATGGGCGAGCCAGACGAAAATGGTCGTCGTACCGCCGAGGTGGTCGAAGGCAGTGAGCAGATTATCCCTGCAGACACGGTACTGATCGCTTTTGGCTTCCAAGCCAGCCCAGCGCCTTGGTTTGAAAAATTCGGTATCGAGACTGACGCTCGTGGTCGTGTCATTGCGCCGAAGAAAGCCCAATTTATGTACCAAACTACCAATGAGAAAATCTTTGCGGGTGGTGACATGGTGCGTGGTTCAGACTTGGTGGTGACCGCGATCGACGAAGGACGTAAAGCCGCCGAAGGCATCATGGATTTCCTAGACGTTTAA
- the mmsB gene encoding multiple monosaccharide ABC transporter permease: MTTKDTSTVVQSAPSVTSYLKSHMRDYGMLIALVVIMAMFQFLTDGTLMRPVNLTNLFLQNSYIIIMAIGMLLVIVAGHIDLSVGSVAGFIGALAAVMAVNYDLPTIIVVPVCLIVGLIIGGLQGYWIAYWKIPAFIVTLAGMLVFRGLTLALLEGQSVGPFPKSFQLLSTGFIPDVFGVGRPNVTALVLGILAASAILFLAARTRSRALKYGIQDEPFSFFIVKNILIAAAIIYLSYLLSTYRGLPNVLMSMAVLIAIYTFLTNSTTIGRRIYALGGNEKAAKLSGINTERLTFLTFANMGMLAALAGLIFAARLNTATPKAGFGMELDVIAAVFIGGASMTGGVGKIIGAVIGAFIMGVMNNGMSILGIGIDWQQVIKGLVLLAAVIFDVYNKQKAR, from the coding sequence ATGACAACAAAAGACACCTCTACAGTGGTGCAATCTGCACCTTCTGTTACCAGCTACTTGAAATCGCATATGCGTGATTACGGCATGCTAATAGCGTTGGTCGTCATCATGGCAATGTTTCAGTTTTTGACTGATGGCACTCTGATGCGTCCGGTTAACTTAACCAACTTATTCTTACAAAACAGCTACATCATCATCATGGCGATTGGCATGTTGCTGGTTATTGTCGCGGGTCATATCGATTTATCGGTCGGTTCGGTAGCTGGTTTTATCGGCGCTTTAGCGGCAGTCATGGCGGTGAACTATGATTTGCCAACCATCATTGTAGTGCCTGTGTGTTTGATCGTTGGTTTGATTATCGGTGGTTTGCAAGGCTACTGGATTGCTTACTGGAAAATACCTGCCTTTATCGTCACCTTGGCGGGGATGTTAGTGTTCCGTGGTTTGACCTTGGCATTGCTTGAAGGTCAGTCTGTTGGGCCTTTCCCGAAAAGCTTCCAGCTATTAAGTACCGGCTTTATTCCTGATGTGTTTGGCGTTGGTCGCCCGAATGTTACAGCGCTTGTACTGGGTATCTTAGCGGCGAGTGCAATCTTGTTCTTGGCGGCACGTACTCGTTCTCGTGCGCTGAAATACGGTATTCAAGATGAACCTTTTTCTTTCTTTATCGTTAAGAACATATTAATTGCTGCTGCGATCATCTATTTGTCTTACTTATTAAGCACTTACCGTGGCTTGCCGAATGTACTCATGTCGATGGCTGTACTGATTGCGATTTATACCTTCTTGACTAATAGCACCACCATTGGTCGTCGTATTTATGCTTTGGGGGGTAATGAGAAAGCGGCCAAATTGTCGGGGATCAATACTGAGCGTTTGACCTTTTTGACCTTCGCTAATATGGGCATGTTAGCAGCGTTGGCAGGCTTGATCTTCGCGGCACGTCTGAATACGGCCACGCCGAAAGCCGGTTTTGGCATGGAGTTAGATGTTATTGCTGCCGTCTTTATCGGTGGGGCTTCCATGACAGGTGGCGTGGGTAAAATCATCGGTGCGGTGATTGGTGCCTTCATCATGGGTGTAATGAACAACGGGATGTCGATTTTAGGTATTGGGATTGATTGGCAGCAAGTTATCAAAGGTTTGGTCTTGCTTGCAGCGGTTATCTTCGACGTCTACAACAAACAAAAAGCGCGCTAA
- a CDS encoding cation:proton antiporter family protein translates to MEFIWILFAFVCGLAVKMINLPPLIGFLLAGFLLNYAGLEPSSTLDSLANIGITLMLFSIGLKLHVKDLLKREVWASTLSHMGISTLVFAGIALVLGTLSLPYFGVLDFKTAALLGFALSFSSTVCVMKLLEESSELKTRHGQLSLGILVMQDIVAVIFLVAATGKVPSIWALGLFGLLLIRPIINKVVDKAGHGEMLPLTGLFLALGGYELFYLVGVKGDLGALIFGILLASHSKAAEMNKSLMNFKDLFLIGFFLSIGFTALPTLSMIGISLIVTLVILAKFALFFVLLTKMKLRGRTSFLSSMILSNYSEFGLIVVALSVANGWLEKEWLVVLALAVSFSFVITSVLYRNVHRMYRKNKDVIRRFESADCLPEDRFVQPVNSDILVVGLGRVGRGAFESLKGFVGDTVAGMDADRNRINQMQADQENVFYGDGEDADLWERLDTSRIELVLLALPAAEDTTNVAIQLRKANYTGQIAAIARYQDEREILINSGIDNVFNFYTEAGTGFAEESLALIRPTEKAVI, encoded by the coding sequence ATGGAATTCATTTGGATCTTATTCGCATTCGTCTGCGGACTGGCCGTCAAGATGATCAATTTACCGCCATTAATTGGTTTCTTGTTGGCTGGTTTTTTACTTAACTATGCAGGCTTAGAGCCAAGCAGCACATTAGACTCCCTCGCCAATATTGGTATCACCCTGATGCTGTTCAGCATCGGTTTGAAACTGCATGTAAAAGACTTACTGAAACGTGAAGTCTGGGCGTCAACGTTAAGCCACATGGGAATAAGCACGCTCGTTTTTGCGGGTATTGCCCTTGTTCTAGGCACATTAAGCCTGCCTTATTTTGGTGTGTTGGATTTCAAAACCGCGGCCTTACTTGGCTTCGCGCTGAGTTTTTCCAGCACGGTTTGTGTGATGAAATTGCTCGAAGAAAGCAGTGAACTTAAAACACGCCACGGCCAACTATCGCTCGGCATACTGGTCATGCAAGATATCGTCGCGGTGATTTTCCTTGTTGCGGCAACGGGTAAAGTGCCATCTATTTGGGCACTCGGATTGTTTGGTTTATTGCTCATTCGCCCCATCATCAATAAAGTCGTGGACAAAGCCGGACACGGTGAAATGCTGCCATTAACAGGTCTTTTCCTTGCGCTTGGCGGTTATGAGCTGTTTTATCTTGTCGGCGTAAAGGGGGATTTAGGCGCACTGATCTTTGGTATTTTATTGGCGTCCCACTCTAAAGCCGCCGAAATGAATAAGTCGTTGATGAACTTTAAAGACTTGTTCTTAATCGGCTTTTTCTTATCCATCGGTTTCACTGCATTGCCCACGCTCAGCATGATCGGCATCAGTTTGATCGTCACCCTTGTGATTTTGGCCAAATTCGCACTGTTCTTCGTGCTGTTAACCAAAATGAAACTTCGTGGACGAACGTCGTTTTTATCCTCTATGATTCTGTCCAACTACAGCGAATTCGGTCTTATCGTCGTGGCGCTGAGCGTGGCTAATGGCTGGTTAGAAAAAGAATGGCTGGTTGTTTTGGCTCTCGCCGTGTCGTTCTCTTTTGTTATTACCAGCGTGCTGTATCGCAATGTGCATCGCATGTACCGTAAAAACAAAGACGTGATTCGCCGTTTTGAAAGCGCTGATTGCCTTCCGGAAGATCGTTTCGTGCAACCGGTCAACAGCGATATTTTGGTGGTCGGATTGGGTCGAGTTGGACGCGGGGCATTCGAGTCGTTGAAAGGGTTTGTGGGCGATACTGTTGCCGGTATGGATGCCGATCGTAATCGTATAAACCAAATGCAAGCCGACCAAGAAAACGTCTTTTACGGCGACGGTGAAGATGCCGACCTATGGGAACGCTTAGACACCTCCAGAATCGAACTGGTTTTGTTGGCTTTGCCAGCGGCAGAAGATACTACTAATGTCGCCATACAGCTGCGTAAAGCCAATTACACAGGTCAAATCGCTGCCATTGCGCGTTATCAAGATGAAAGGGAAATCCTCATCAATAGCGGCATAGACAACGTCTTCAACTTCTATACAGAAGCAGGTACAGGCTTTGCGGAAGAGAGTTTGGCACTGATTCGACCAACCGAAAAAGCCGTAATATAA
- a CDS encoding DUF6435 family protein: protein MFSFLKSDPIKKLDKEYGELLEKAMQAQRGGDIRLYSELTEQAESVKVKLDEMKAKV, encoded by the coding sequence ATGTTTTCATTTTTAAAGTCCGACCCAATCAAAAAACTCGACAAAGAATATGGCGAGCTACTGGAAAAAGCCATGCAAGCCCAACGCGGCGGCGACATCAGGTTGTATTCAGAACTGACCGAACAAGCCGAAAGTGTCAAAGTCAAATTGGATGAAATGAAAGCGAAAGTATAG
- the araD1 gene encoding AraD1 family protein, producing MLFLSQIKQGGVVCREGLSNDSTAHLVLHASSVYELAKEAVKNGVPLKSIIEKHGLGESVNLSDLANKNQLDCPVRHPDPAHMYLTGTGLTHLGSASTRNAMHAKSEELTDSMKIFQMGVEGGKPKDGEEGVQPEWFYKGNGAGVVAPGDALPSPSFALDGGEEPEIAGFYLVGDDGKVHRLGYTLANEFSDHITERQNYLYLAHSKLRPATFGPELLVGELPMHIEGHSRIERGETTLWEKGFVSGEDNMSHTFKNLEHHHFKYSIFRQPGDLHVHMFGTATLSFADGIQAQEGDVFEISSPTFGLPLRNALAKADELNTEVVPL from the coding sequence ATGTTGTTTTTATCTCAAATTAAACAAGGTGGTGTGGTCTGTCGTGAAGGGCTTTCGAATGACAGTACGGCACACCTTGTTCTGCACGCGTCGAGTGTTTATGAGCTCGCCAAAGAGGCGGTTAAAAATGGCGTGCCGCTGAAGTCTATTATTGAAAAACATGGTTTAGGTGAGTCGGTGAATTTGTCTGACTTAGCTAACAAAAACCAATTAGATTGTCCTGTACGTCATCCAGATCCAGCGCACATGTATTTGACTGGAACGGGTTTGACCCATTTAGGTTCAGCTTCGACACGTAATGCTATGCATGCAAAAAGCGAAGAGTTGACGGATTCGATGAAGATCTTCCAAATGGGTGTTGAAGGCGGTAAGCCGAAAGACGGTGAAGAAGGCGTTCAGCCAGAATGGTTTTATAAAGGCAATGGTGCAGGCGTGGTTGCGCCGGGTGATGCTCTGCCTTCACCGTCTTTTGCATTAGATGGCGGTGAAGAGCCAGAAATTGCTGGTTTTTACTTGGTTGGTGATGACGGCAAAGTGCATCGTCTTGGGTATACCTTGGCGAATGAATTCTCCGATCACATTACAGAGCGCCAGAACTACTTGTACTTGGCTCATTCAAAATTGCGTCCGGCGACGTTCGGCCCTGAATTGCTGGTGGGGGAATTGCCAATGCACATTGAAGGTCATTCGCGCATTGAGCGTGGCGAAACCACGCTTTGGGAGAAAGGTTTTGTATCAGGTGAAGACAATATGTCGCATACCTTTAAGAATTTAGAACATCATCATTTTAAATACTCGATCTTTCGTCAACCGGGCGATTTGCATGTGCACATGTTTGGTACAGCGACCTTGTCGTTTGCGGATGGCATTCAAGCACAAGAAGGCGATGTCTTTGAAATATCTTCACCCACCTTTGGTTTGCCATTACGCAATGCGTTGGCAAAAGCGGATGAACTTAATACCGAGGTAGTGCCGCTATGA
- the mmsA gene encoding multiple monosaccharide ABC transporter ATP-binding protein produces MENIILEMRSITKTFPGVKALDAVNLKVRAGEIHALVGENGAGKSTLMKVLSGVYPHGSYDGDILFNDETVAFSGITDSEEKGIIIIHQELALVPLLSIAENLFLGNENVEGGVINWPKTYSRTQELLAKVGLKESPSTLVGQLGVGKQQLVEIAKALAKDVKLLILDEPTAALQENDSAKLLDLLLEFKAQGISSILITHKLNEISRVADSITVIRDGASVSTLDCHAQSISEEDIIRDMVGRDMAHRYPARKNPTEEGHLGKTLLEVNAWNVWHPDAVDRQVIHDIAFNVHAGEIVGIAGLMGSGRTELAMSLFGQSYGKNIQGEVRLRGELADLSTVPKAIKSGLAYVTEDRKELGLILEETIQTNTTLANLDRVSSNGVIDENIERQVSEDYRKALNIRTPSVFQKVMNLSGGNQQKVVLSKWLYSQPDVLILDEPTRGIDVGAKFEIYSIINELADDGKGVVMISSEMPELLGMCDRIYVMNEGRFVGELDKANASQEKIMSMIVKA; encoded by the coding sequence ATGGAAAATATTATTTTGGAAATGCGCAGCATTACCAAGACGTTTCCTGGAGTAAAAGCCCTCGACGCTGTGAACCTGAAAGTTCGTGCTGGCGAGATCCATGCCTTAGTGGGTGAAAATGGCGCGGGTAAATCGACTCTCATGAAAGTGCTGAGTGGGGTTTATCCACATGGAAGTTACGATGGCGATATTCTTTTTAATGATGAAACCGTGGCGTTTTCAGGTATCACTGACAGCGAAGAAAAAGGCATCATTATTATTCACCAAGAGCTGGCGTTAGTGCCGCTTCTATCCATCGCTGAGAATCTATTTTTAGGCAACGAGAATGTTGAAGGTGGCGTGATTAATTGGCCAAAAACCTATTCTCGTACGCAAGAGCTGTTAGCAAAGGTAGGTTTAAAAGAGTCTCCTTCCACTTTGGTCGGTCAATTAGGCGTAGGTAAGCAGCAACTTGTTGAGATTGCCAAAGCCCTTGCCAAAGATGTGAAGTTATTGATTCTGGATGAGCCAACGGCTGCGTTGCAAGAGAACGACAGTGCTAAGCTGCTTGATCTATTGTTGGAATTTAAAGCCCAAGGCATTTCCTCCATCTTGATTACTCACAAGCTAAATGAAATCAGCCGTGTGGCAGACAGCATTACCGTTATTCGTGATGGTGCCTCTGTATCGACATTGGATTGTCATGCGCAAAGTATCAGTGAAGAGGACATCATTCGCGACATGGTTGGCCGCGATATGGCACACCGTTACCCAGCAAGAAAGAACCCGACCGAAGAAGGTCACTTAGGCAAAACACTATTGGAAGTGAATGCTTGGAATGTATGGCACCCAGATGCGGTTGATCGTCAAGTAATTCATGACATCGCCTTCAATGTGCATGCAGGCGAAATTGTCGGTATTGCGGGTTTGATGGGGTCTGGTCGCACGGAATTGGCAATGAGCCTGTTTGGACAGAGTTACGGTAAAAACATACAAGGCGAAGTCCGTTTACGTGGCGAACTCGCCGATTTATCGACAGTGCCAAAAGCTATTAAAAGCGGTTTAGCGTACGTAACGGAAGACCGCAAAGAATTGGGTTTGATTCTTGAAGAGACTATTCAAACCAACACCACATTAGCAAACCTAGATCGTGTGTCTTCAAATGGTGTGATTGATGAAAACATTGAGCGCCAAGTGTCTGAAGATTATCGCAAAGCTCTTAATATTCGTACACCAAGTGTGTTCCAGAAAGTGATGAACTTATCTGGTGGTAATCAACAAAAAGTGGTGTTGAGTAAATGGCTGTATTCACAGCCAGACGTGCTGATTCTAGATGAGCCAACTCGCGGTATTGATGTGGGTGCCAAGTTTGAAATTTACAGCATCATCAATGAACTTGCCGACGATGGCAAAGGCGTGGTGATGATTTCTTCAGAGATGCCGGAGTTACTTGGCATGTGTGATCGTATTTACGTGATGAACGAAGGCCGTTTTGTTGGTGAGTTAGACAAAGCGAATGCGAGCCAAGAAAAAATCATGTCGATGATTGTGAAAGCCTAG